The following proteins come from a genomic window of Pirellula staleyi DSM 6068:
- a CDS encoding S1C family serine protease, protein MSLVAADAAAEVGEEFAAGVAFAQQRTVKIYGGGIGRTPGYASGIIVSSEGEIVTASGALLAADSLRVTLPNGQTFPAQVLRRSLPLQLVMLKIDASTPEYFDLKAASTIETGDWVLAVSNAFKVAEGAEPLSVNIGVLSLRTKLTARRGYVDFPYEDEVFLIDAITSNPGAAGGAVVDVEGKVVGMIGKVIESKNTGTRLNYAVPADLIAAFASGQETSPAADPAPSSNEKGELGIRLFALGGRKGPAYVDRVLPGSPAAEAGVKVDDLVVAINGDVVRDSSDFQKLISGIAAGSEVTIDVKRRNELLQLRVTAAPMR, encoded by the coding sequence ATGTCTCTCGTGGCTGCTGATGCGGCGGCTGAAGTGGGAGAGGAATTCGCCGCTGGGGTCGCTTTTGCTCAGCAGCGAACGGTCAAAATTTATGGTGGTGGCATTGGCAGAACTCCAGGCTATGCCAGCGGAATCATTGTTTCTTCGGAAGGGGAAATTGTGACCGCCAGTGGCGCGCTGCTCGCCGCGGATAGCTTGCGAGTGACGCTTCCCAATGGGCAAACTTTTCCCGCTCAAGTACTCCGCCGTAGTTTGCCACTCCAGCTCGTGATGCTCAAAATCGATGCCTCCACACCCGAGTATTTCGATTTGAAAGCAGCCTCGACAATCGAAACCGGGGATTGGGTGCTCGCCGTCAGTAATGCCTTCAAAGTGGCTGAAGGCGCGGAACCCTTGAGTGTGAATATCGGCGTCCTTTCGCTACGCACGAAGCTGACAGCTCGTCGCGGCTATGTCGATTTTCCGTACGAAGATGAAGTGTTTTTGATCGATGCCATCACTAGTAATCCAGGAGCAGCCGGTGGAGCTGTCGTTGATGTCGAGGGGAAAGTCGTCGGCATGATTGGCAAGGTGATCGAGAGCAAGAACACCGGAACCCGTCTGAATTATGCTGTGCCTGCCGATCTGATTGCAGCCTTCGCAAGTGGACAAGAGACATCGCCTGCCGCCGATCCGGCACCTTCCTCGAACGAAAAAGGTGAGCTGGGAATCCGCCTCTTTGCACTCGGGGGTCGTAAGGGACCGGCTTACGTCGATCGAGTTCTTCCGGGATCTCCCGCTGCTGAAGCGGGTGTGAAAGTCGATGATCTTGTGGTGGCGATTAATGGCGATGTGGTGCGCGATAGCTCCGATTTTCAGAAGCTCATCAGTGGCATCGCGGCGGGTAGCGAAGTGACGATTGACGTGAAGCGTCGCAATGAACTCTTGCAGCTGCGAGTTACTGCAGCCCCGATGAGGTAG
- a CDS encoding trypsin-like peptidase domain-containing protein, translated as MLRYTIFVVGLLGACIANADEPAPAASSTPATASTEAAPAPSLITRGVLLAPKAFRQVAASIRPSLVMIESFGGLNAGEGVSNLAADGPTTGLIISSDGYIITSTFNFLRKPPIITITLADGRRKVATLLGRDETRKLCLLKINDVSDLPVPTFAPREEVRVGQWAVAVGFGFGDKEPSLTAGIISAESRISGRALQTDANLSPANYGGPLLDIDGRLLGICVPLAPGAKDVAAGAEWYDSGIGFAVPLGEIAPIIEAMKAGKTLVPGYLGIQPAPSGNPPSGAEVGSVKEKSPAEAAGLKAGDKLLKIGDIEVLDVAHLSTVVGRYVAGDKITILVRRGEQELTIEAVLGEVPPPPPPMPMPQPGEAAKPAEGKPAEGKPAEEKPAGEKPAEAPAGEEAPAEKKPVEAPPTEEAPTENSDSPK; from the coding sequence ATGCTACGGTATACGATCTTCGTCGTTGGTCTGCTGGGAGCGTGCATCGCGAACGCCGATGAACCGGCTCCTGCTGCAAGTTCGACTCCTGCAACTGCCTCTACGGAAGCAGCACCTGCGCCGAGCCTGATCACACGCGGCGTGCTTTTGGCACCGAAGGCGTTTCGCCAGGTGGCGGCGAGCATTCGCCCGTCGCTGGTGATGATCGAGAGCTTTGGTGGTCTCAATGCTGGTGAAGGTGTTTCGAACCTCGCCGCCGATGGACCAACCACTGGACTCATCATTTCGTCGGATGGTTACATCATCACGAGCACGTTCAATTTTTTGCGCAAGCCGCCGATCATCACGATCACACTGGCGGATGGCAGACGTAAAGTGGCAACACTGCTTGGGCGCGACGAAACTCGTAAGCTCTGTTTGCTCAAAATCAACGATGTTTCGGATCTTCCAGTTCCAACTTTTGCTCCGCGCGAGGAAGTTCGCGTGGGTCAGTGGGCTGTCGCCGTGGGATTTGGTTTCGGTGACAAAGAGCCATCGCTTACTGCCGGTATTATTTCGGCTGAGAGTCGCATTTCAGGTCGCGCCTTACAGACCGACGCGAATCTGAGTCCCGCGAACTATGGTGGCCCACTGCTCGACATCGATGGCCGTTTGCTCGGCATTTGTGTCCCTCTTGCGCCGGGTGCTAAAGATGTGGCTGCTGGTGCTGAGTGGTACGATTCGGGAATTGGATTTGCCGTGCCGCTGGGTGAGATCGCTCCCATCATCGAAGCGATGAAAGCAGGCAAGACGCTGGTTCCCGGTTACCTTGGCATCCAGCCTGCTCCCTCGGGCAATCCACCGTCGGGTGCCGAAGTCGGTAGTGTGAAAGAGAAGTCTCCTGCAGAAGCGGCAGGACTGAAGGCAGGGGATAAACTCCTCAAGATTGGCGACATTGAAGTGCTTGATGTTGCTCACTTGTCGACGGTGGTCGGACGCTACGTGGCGGGTGATAAGATTACGATTCTCGTCCGCCGAGGCGAACAAGAGCTCACGATCGAAGCTGTGCTGGGTGAGGTTCCGCCACCACCTCCTCCGATGCCGATGCCTCAGCCGGGTGAAGCGGCAAAACCTGCTGAAGGGAAGCCAGCCGAGGGGAAACCTGCTGAGGAAAAGCCTGCCGGAGAGAAACCCGCGGAAGCTCCAGCGGGCGAAGAGGCACCAGCGGAGAAAAAGCCAGTGGAGGCTCCTCCGACAGAAGAAGCCCCCACTGAGAATTCGGACTCGCCGAAATAG